One genomic segment of Suncus etruscus isolate mSunEtr1 chromosome 15, mSunEtr1.pri.cur, whole genome shotgun sequence includes these proteins:
- the SLC12A9 gene encoding solute carrier family 12 member 9, whose product MASENSPLLAYRLLGEDGLGFPTPGAGSPGGVSVRKLSTFLGVVVPTVLSMFSIFVFMRIGFVVGHAGLIQAMAMLLVAYFILALTVLSVCAIATNGAVRGGGAYFMISRTLGPEVGGSIGLMFCLANVCGCAVSLLGLVEAVLDVFGADAAGARGLPVLPQGYGWNLLYGSLLLGLVGGVCTLGAGLYARASFLTFLLVSGSLVSVLVSFVAVGPRKVPLPSRTDSNSSSPPPQFGHFTSFNTSTLKANLFAGYTQDYTTGAMMTFASVFAVLFNGCTGIMAGANMSGELKDPSRAIPLGTIIAVAYTLFIYTLLFFLSGFTCDRTLLQEDYGFFRAISLWPPLVLIGVYATSLSASMSSLIGASRILHALAQDDLFGVILAPAKVVSRGGNPWGAVLYSWGLVQLVLFAGKLNTLAAVVTVFYLVAYAAVDLSCLSLEWASAPNFRPTFSLFSWHTCLLGVASCLLMMFLISPGIAGGSLLLMGLLSALLTARGGPSSWGYVSQALLFHQVRKYLLRLDVRKEHVKFWRPQLLLLVGNPRGALPLLRLANQLKKGGLYVLGHVTLGDLDCLPSDPVQPQYGAWLSLVDRAQVKAFVDLTLSPSVRQGAQHLLRISGLGGMKPNTLVLGFYDDEVPQDHFLTDPAFSEANGSGAEGGDPALSTLFPPLRAPGSPRALSPQDYVATVADALKMNKNVVLARACGALPPERLGQSSRGASKGHQVDVWPLNLLRPRGGPGYVDVCGLFLLQMATILGMVPAWHSARLRIFLCLGPREAPGAAEGRLRALLSQLRIRAEVREVPWGDGAASTGARGEEEDEEEGGEEEEGDFVNGTRGDVEAEALALNANAMLRAQQGRGGAARAGGSDGGGGQEGPTTALTFLYLPRPPADPARYPRYLALLDTLTRDLGPTLLIHGVTPVTCTDL is encoded by the exons ATGGCCAGCGAGAACTCCCCTCTGCTGGCCTACCGGCTCCTGGGGGAGGATGGCCTCGGCTTCCCTACCCCAGGGGCTGGGAGTCCTGGAGGCGTGTCTGTCCGGAAACTATCCACTTTCCTGGGCGTGGTGGTGCCCACTGTCCTGTCCATGTTCAGCATCTTCGTCTTCATGAGGATTG GGTTCGTGGTGGGCCATGCAGGCCTGATACAGGCAATGGCCATGCTCCTGGTTGCTTATTTCATCCTGGCACTCACCGTCCTCTCCGTCTGTGCCATTGCCACCAACGGTGCTGTGCGTGGGGGCGGAGCTTACT TCATGATCAGCCGCACACTCGGCCCAGAGGTGGGGGGCAGCATTGGCCTCATGTTCTGCCTGGCCAATGTGTGTGGCTGCGCCGTCTCCCTGCTGGGACTGGTGGAAGCTGTGCTGGATGTCTTCGGGGCTG ATGCTGCGGGCGCCCGAGGGCTCCCGGTTCTACCACAGGGTTATGGCTGGAATCTGCTCTATGGTTCGCTGCTGTTGGGGCTCGTGGGGGGCGTGTGCACCCTGGGTGCTGGCCTCTACGCCCGTGCCTCCTTCCTCACCTTCCTGCTGGTATCTGGCTCTCTGGTCTCCGTGCTGGTCAGCTTTGTGGCTGTAGGGCCCAGAAAGGTACCCCTGCCCTCCCGGACTGACAGCAACAGCTCTTCGCCACCACCTCAATTTGGCCACTTCACCAGCTTCAATACCAGCACTCTGAAGGCCAACTTGTTTG CTGGTTACACCCAGGACTATACCACGGGTGCCATGATGACCTTCGCCAGCGTCTTCGCAGTCCTCTTCAATGGCTGCACTGGTATCATGGCTGGGGCCAACATGTCGG GGGAGCTGAAGGACCCCAGCCGGGCCATCCCGCTGGGCACCATCATTGCTGTGGCCTACACACTCTTTATCTACACACTGCTCTTCTTCCTCTCCGGCTTCACCTGCGACAG GACCCTGCTGCAGGAGGACTACGGCTTCTTCCGTGCCATCAGCCTATGGCCCCCACTCGTGCTCATCGGTGTCTATGCCACCTCGCTCTCGGCCTCCATGAGCTCCCTCATCGGTGCCTCACGCATCCTCCATGCCCTGGCCCAGGATGACCTCTTTG GAGTGATCCTGGCACCCGCCAAAGTAGTGTCACGAGGCGGGAACCCATGGGGGGCCGTGCTCTATTCTTGGGGTCTTGTGCAG CTGGTGCTCTTTGCGGGGAAGCTGAACACGCTGGCAGCCGTGGTCACGGTCTTCTACTTGGTGGCCTACGCTGCAGTGGACTTGTCCTGCCTGAGCCTGGAGTGGGCCTCGGCCCCCAATTTCcg CCCCACCTTTAGCCTATTCTCCTGGCACACCTGCTTGCTGGGGGTGGCCTCCTGTCTCCTCATGATGTTCCTCATCAGCCCTGGTATAGCTGGCGGCTCCCTCCTGCTCATGGGCCTGCTGTCAGCCCTGCTTACTGCCCGTGGAGGGCCCAGCAGCTGGGGCTATGTCAGCCAGGCCCTGCTCTTCCACCAG GTACGAAAATACCTGCTGCGTCTGGACGTCCGGAAGGAGCATGTCAAATTCTGGAGACCTCAGCTACTGCTGCTGGTGGGGAATCCACGGGGGGCACTGCCCCTGCTGCGCTTGGCCAACCAGCTCAAGAAGGGGGGACTTTACGTGCTGGGCCACGTCACACTGGGGGACCTGG ACTGCTTGCCCTCGGACCCCGTGCAGCCGCAATATGGGGCTTGGCTGAGCCTGGTAGACCGTGCCCAAGTGAAGGCCTTCGTGGATCTCACTCTCTCACCTTCCGTGCGCCAGGGGGCCCAACACCTGCTGCGGATCTCAGGCCTCG GTGGCATGAAACCCAATACCTTAGTCCTGGGCTTCTATGATGACGAGGTACCCCAGGACCACTTCCTGACAGACCCGGCCTTCTCTGAGGCCAACGGCAGCGGTGCAGAAGGTGGAGATCCGGCCCTCAGCACCCTGTTTCCCCCGCTCCGGGCCCCGGGGAGCCCCCGTGCGCTGAGCCCGCAGGACTACGTGGCCACGGTGGCCGATGCCCTCAAGATGAACAAGAACGTGGTGCTGGCGCGGGCCTGTGGGGCGCTGCCCCCCGAACGGCTGGGCCAAAGCTCCAGGGGCGCGTCCAAAGGGCACCAGGTGGACGTGTGGCCCCTCAACCTGCTGCGGCCCAGGGGCGGGCCGGGCTACGTGGACGTGTGCGGCCTGTTCCTGCTGCAGATGGCGACCATCCTGGGCATGGTGCCCGCCTGGCACAGCGCCCGGCTGCGGATCTTCTTGTGTCTGGGGCCTCGGGAGGCGCCCGGGGCGGCCGAGGGCCGGCTGCGGGCCCTGCTGAGTCAGCTGCGCATCCGGGCTGAGGTGCGGGAGGTGCCCTGGGGGGACGGGGCGGCTTCGACGGGCGCCcggggggaggaggaggacgaggaagaGGGAGGCGAGGAGGAGGAAGGCGACTTCGTGAACGGGACGCGTGGGGACGTCGAGGCCGAGGCGCTGGCGCTCAATGCCAACGCGATGCTCCGCGCGCAGCAGGGGCGCGGCGGGGCTGCCCGGGCCGGCGGCTCCGACGGCGGAGGCGGCCAGGAGGGCCCGACCACGGCCCTCACTTTCCTCTACCTGCCCCGGCCGCCCGCCGATCCCGCCCGCTACCCCCGCTACCTGGCACTGCTGGACACGCTGACCCGGGACCTGGGCCCCACTCTGCTCATCCATGGCGTCACCCCGGTCACGTGCACGGATCTCTGA
- the TRIP6 gene encoding thyroid receptor-interacting protein 6, whose product MSGPTWLPPKQPETARALHGRVLPRGAPGPLPAHGTALQPHPRVSFCPVPSEQCYQGPVGPEERGLSWVGCHGAPQRSQGLPPERGERGGVRPGSLDAEIDSLTSMLAELDGGRGPAARRPERQAYEPLQPPAYRPGACSLKLNGGSTSAPAPPCPYGGPTPASYTTASTPAGPAFPVQVKVAQPVRGCGPPRRGASQASGPLPGPHFPLSGRGESWGSSYRSPREPGPGSKEEANMVSGGRSSGYGPQVSLNQPPEVELERLAKKLVQDMARPPSGEYFGRCGGCGEDVVGDGAGVVALDHVFHVSCFVCATCGAQLRGQHFYAVERRAYCEHCYVATLEKCSTCSQPILDRILRAMGKAYHPGCFTCVVCHRGLDGIPFTVDATSQIHCIEDFHRKFAPRCSVCGGAIMPEPGQEETVRIVALDRSFHIGCYKCEECGVLLSSEGECRGCYPLDGHILCKTCSAWRIQELSATVTTDC is encoded by the exons ATGTCGGGACCCACCTGGCTGCCCCCCAAGCAGCCGGAAACAGCCAGAGCCCTTCATGGCAGGGTGCTCCCCCGAGGCGCCCCGGGCCCGCTGCCAGCCCATGGAACAG cactccagccccatcccagGGTCAGTTTCTGTCCTGTCCCATCTGAGCAGTGCTACCAGGGCCCCGTGGGGCCGGAGGAGCGGGGGCTGTCCTGGGTGGGGTGCCACGGTGCACCCCAACGCTCGCAG GGGCTCCccccagagagaggagagagggggggcgTGCGTCCCGGAAGTCTAGACGCTGAGATTGACTCACTCACCAGCATGTTGGCTGAGCTGGATGGGGGCCGTGGCCCCGCTGCCCGGCGACCGGAGAGGCAG GCTTATGAACCCCTACAGCCCCCTGCCTACCGCCCTGGGGCATGTTCCCTAAAGCTGAATGGAGGGAGCACTTCTGCCCCTGCACCCCCATGTCCCTATGGAGGCCCCACTCCGGCCTCCTACACCACAGCCAGCACCCCAGCCGGCCCAGCCTTCCCGGTGCAGGTAAAGGTGGCCCAGCCCGTTCGAGGCTGCGGCCCCCCCAGGAGGGGGGCCTCTCAGGCCTCTGGGCCTCTCCCGGGACCCCACTTTCCTCTCTCGGGCCGAGGCGAAAGCTGGGGGTCCAGCTATAGGAGCCCCCGAGAGCCAGGCCCGGGAAGCAAAGAGGAGGCAAACATGGTATCTGGAGGAAGAAGCAGCGGCTATGGGCCCCAG GTGTCCCTGAATCAGCCACCCGAAGTGGAGCTGGAGAGGTTGGCTAAGAAGCTGGTGCAAGACATGGCCCGGCCCCCAAGTGGCGAGTACTTTG GTCGGTGTGGCGGCTGCGGAGAGGATGTGGTCGGCGATGGAGCCGGGGTGGTGGCCTTGGACCACGTCTTCCACGTCAGCTGCTTCGTGTGTGCTACGTGCGGGGCCCAGTTGCGGGGTCAGCACTTCTACGCGGTGGAGAGGAGGGCGTACTGTGAGCACTGCTATGTG GCCACCCTGgaaaagtgctctacctgctccCAGCCCATACTTGACCGGATTCTGCGGGCCATGGGCAAGGCCTACCACCCTGGCTGCTTCACCTGCGTGGTCTGCCACCGTGGCCTCGATGGCATCCCGTTTACAGTGGATGCCACCAGCCAGATCCACTGCATCGAGGACTTCCACAG GAAGTTTGCCCCTCGGTGCTCTGTGTGCGGTGGTGCCATCATGCCAGAGCCAGGCCAGGAGGAGACGGTGCGCATTGTGGCCCTGGACCGCAGTTTCCATATCGGATGTTACAAGTGCGAG GAGTGTGGAGTGCTATTGTCCTCTGAAGGGGAGTGCCGGGGGTGCTACCCGCTGGACGGACACATTCTGTGCAAGACATGCAGTGCCTGGCGCATCCAGGAGCTCTCGGCCACTGTCACCACTGACTGTTGA